The Candidatus Manganitrophus noduliformans genome includes a window with the following:
- a CDS encoding PilZ domain-containing protein, with translation MEEAKVTDRRSHPRRAMTGWVEIWGQGADDTLSGYVSNVSLGGIAVYTKEILSPGTTVLITIHFFGKQRLESVRAIRGEVVSSLKLDKNFQLGIRFLEPISKENGSALFTYLTE, from the coding sequence GTGGAGGAAGCAAAAGTGACGGACAGACGTTCACACCCGAGAAGGGCCATGACCGGTTGGGTTGAAATATGGGGACAGGGAGCCGATGACACTCTCAGTGGCTATGTAAGCAATGTCAGTTTGGGTGGTATCGCCGTTTACACCAAAGAGATCCTCTCGCCCGGCACCACAGTCCTGATTACAATACATTTTTTCGGCAAGCAGCGCCTAGAATCAGTAAGGGCAATCCGAGGGGAGGTTGTCTCTTCTCTGAAATTGGATAAAAACTTTCAATTAGGCATCCGCTTTCTAGAACCGATCTCAAAAGAAAATGGATCAGCTCTGTTTACATATCTTACTGAATAG
- a CDS encoding sigma-54-dependent transcriptional regulator encodes MSYATLIIEDETTLARNMKTYLERYGYEVRIAQSAEEGFQQLDSFKPDVILLDLQLPGMSGLDALARIKERDAQVKIVIITAHGNIETAVDAMKAGAYDFMNKPLVLAKLKVLLDKAVGQSKLEGTLSYYREKEAGESTLSALIGESPPMRSLKHQIEQIIDSERKLTEGDPPAVLITGETGTGKELAARALHYNGPRKNGPFIEINCASIPTHLLEAELFGYERGAFTDAKEKKIGLFQAAEGGTLFLDEIGEIEISLQAKLLKALEDKVIRRIGNIREQKVDVRIVTATNQSLEEAVRQGRFRSDLFFRLRIINLELPPLRSRGNDILLLADHFLTIQSRRYGKQGMRFSPEAEKVLLNYSWPGNVRELRNMIEQTVLLSRDSVIAPEQLSLLTGLIKMNQVDRQKENMDRFPLPLQGISLEKVERDFVLQALEQTSWNVTQAAKLLGLTRDTLRYRMDKYKLEPSSS; translated from the coding sequence ATGTCGTACGCCACGCTCATCATTGAAGATGAAACGACGCTGGCAAGAAACATGAAGACGTATCTGGAACGCTATGGATACGAGGTCCGAATCGCCCAGAGCGCCGAGGAAGGATTCCAGCAGCTCGATTCGTTTAAGCCGGACGTCATCTTACTCGATCTACAGCTGCCGGGAATGAGCGGCCTTGACGCCCTCGCTCGGATAAAGGAACGCGACGCGCAGGTGAAGATCGTCATCATCACCGCACATGGGAACATTGAAACGGCAGTCGACGCGATGAAGGCCGGCGCTTATGACTTTATGAATAAACCACTGGTCCTCGCGAAACTGAAGGTCCTCCTGGACAAGGCGGTCGGCCAGTCCAAGCTGGAAGGGACCCTCTCTTATTACAGAGAAAAAGAAGCGGGTGAAAGCACCCTTTCCGCCCTGATTGGAGAGTCGCCCCCCATGCGCTCCTTGAAACATCAGATCGAGCAAATCATCGATTCGGAGCGGAAGTTGACGGAAGGAGACCCGCCGGCGGTTCTGATCACCGGTGAGACCGGCACGGGAAAAGAGCTGGCGGCCCGGGCGCTTCATTATAACGGTCCGCGAAAAAACGGCCCTTTCATCGAGATTAATTGCGCCTCCATTCCGACCCACCTTTTGGAGGCGGAGCTCTTCGGTTATGAACGAGGCGCCTTCACCGACGCGAAAGAGAAGAAGATCGGCCTTTTCCAGGCGGCGGAAGGAGGAACCCTCTTTTTAGATGAGATCGGGGAAATTGAAATTTCCCTTCAAGCCAAATTGCTCAAAGCGCTTGAAGACAAAGTGATCCGCCGCATCGGGAATATTCGAGAACAGAAGGTCGACGTCCGCATCGTCACCGCGACAAACCAATCACTGGAAGAAGCCGTCCGCCAAGGACGATTCCGCTCCGACCTTTTTTTTCGCCTTCGAATTATCAATCTGGAGCTTCCTCCCCTCCGCAGCCGCGGGAATGACATCCTGCTTCTTGCAGATCATTTTTTAACGATTCAATCGCGGCGCTACGGGAAACAAGGAATGCGCTTTAGCCCCGAAGCGGAAAAAGTGCTCCTCAATTATTCCTGGCCCGGCAACGTGAGAGAACTTCGGAACATGATTGAACAGACTGTCCTCCTCTCCCGTGACAGCGTTATCGCACCGGAGCAGCTCTCGCTCCTTACCGGTCTTATCAAAATGAATCAGGTCGATCGGCAAAAGGAAAATATGGACCGTTTCCCCCTTCCTCTCCAGGGCATTTCATTGGAAAAGGTGGAGCGCGACTTTGTCCTTCAGGCTCTTGAGCAAACTTCCTGGAATGTCACACAGGCAGCAAAGCTCCTGGGACTGACCCGCGATACGCTCCGATACCGGATGGATAAGTATAAACTTGAGCCCTCTTCTTCTTAA
- a CDS encoding sensor histidine kinase, with product MAIEKKRSFNLLRRFALLSFLSIGLITAVSSFLLSNFLTHNMLQRDAVVTMEFVQTIAQAENTRSYFETDDPGKTKTVFEAFFKQIATMPEVVRANVYNSNGSILWSDDDRFIGHRFSPNPQLETALSGKLAVTSGTSGKSSKPEHVFDQEVPFFAEIYIPIWNIRENKVVGVVEVYKVPLTLFHAIKQGNRLVWLSAGLGGLFLYASLFWIVRRAAQVIRRQQEQLVESETMAAIGEMASAVAHGIRNPLASIRSSAEVALEESPPFRATAEEIIHETDRIEDWIRELLVYSKPPSGNPASIQINGLIQSTLDSLDREIKKRNVKLTQKLDPASPLVHADEGLMRHVLISLIANSLDAMPDGGELTVSSRIEKSDSRVEVVIKDTGCGIPIEQMDKIFKPFYTTKSKGMGVGLSLAKRIIERHGGILRLESEAAVGTTVFMHIPLAR from the coding sequence ATGGCGATTGAAAAAAAACGTTCATTTAATCTGCTCCGCCGGTTCGCGCTTCTGAGTTTCCTCTCCATTGGCCTGATCACAGCCGTCTCTTCTTTTCTCCTCTCGAACTTTCTTACGCACAACATGCTCCAGCGCGACGCCGTCGTGACGATGGAGTTTGTCCAGACCATCGCGCAAGCGGAGAACACGCGAAGCTATTTCGAGACGGATGATCCCGGAAAAACGAAAACCGTTTTCGAGGCCTTCTTCAAGCAGATTGCCACCATGCCGGAGGTGGTCCGGGCGAATGTTTACAACAGCAACGGATCGATTCTCTGGTCGGATGACGATCGCTTCATCGGCCATCGTTTCAGCCCCAACCCCCAATTGGAGACGGCGCTTTCGGGAAAACTGGCCGTCACGAGCGGGACTTCCGGGAAATCATCAAAACCGGAGCACGTTTTCGATCAGGAGGTTCCCTTTTTCGCCGAGATTTATATCCCCATTTGGAACATCAGGGAGAACAAAGTCGTCGGAGTGGTAGAAGTTTACAAAGTTCCGCTCACCCTCTTTCATGCCATCAAACAGGGAAACCGGCTGGTCTGGTTGAGCGCCGGTTTAGGAGGCCTCTTTCTCTATGCCTCTCTTTTTTGGATCGTCCGCCGCGCGGCGCAAGTCATTCGGCGTCAGCAGGAGCAGCTCGTCGAATCCGAAACGATGGCCGCCATCGGAGAGATGGCTTCGGCCGTGGCCCACGGCATCCGGAATCCGCTCGCCTCCATCCGCTCCTCCGCGGAGGTGGCATTGGAAGAGAGCCCCCCTTTTCGCGCCACCGCCGAGGAGATCATTCATGAGACGGACCGCATTGAGGATTGGATCCGAGAACTGCTCGTCTACTCCAAGCCGCCGAGCGGGAATCCCGCCTCCATTCAAATCAACGGCCTGATCCAATCGACGCTCGACTCCCTTGATCGGGAGATAAAAAAAAGGAACGTGAAGCTGACGCAAAAGCTCGATCCGGCTTCTCCCCTCGTCCACGCGGATGAGGGATTGATGCGCCACGTCCTCATCAGCCTGATCGCCAATTCACTCGATGCCATGCCGGACGGGGGGGAGCTAACCGTGTCGAGCCGAATCGAGAAAAGCGACAGCCGGGTGGAGGTCGTGATTAAAGACACCGGGTGCGGCATCCCGATCGAGCAGATGGACAAGATTTTTAAACCGTTTTATACGACGAAATCAAAGGGGATGGGGGTTGGACTCTCGCTGGCCAAACGGATCATCGAGCGGCACGGCGGAATCTTGCGGCTGGAAAGCGAAGCGGCGGTTGGAACCACGGTTTTTATGCACATTCCATTAGCGAGGTAG
- a CDS encoding response regulator transcription factor, with amino-acid sequence MKNKILIVEDEPVLQKNIAISLRREGYEVMEAGSGADAWRILDVSSIDFLILDVGLPDYNGLELLKEIREIHPRLSTIVMTARDAPEIQDRAIKWGAAAFLAKPIALRVLKAKIRSIEEKKHRQQPESKQ; translated from the coding sequence TTGAAAAATAAAATCTTAATTGTCGAGGATGAACCGGTTTTGCAGAAAAACATCGCAATCAGCCTTCGCCGCGAAGGGTATGAAGTGATGGAAGCGGGTAGCGGAGCGGACGCCTGGCGAATATTAGATGTTTCTTCAATCGACTTTCTTATTTTGGATGTCGGCTTACCCGATTACAACGGCCTTGAGCTATTGAAAGAGATCCGAGAAATCCACCCGCGACTTTCAACCATTGTGATGACGGCGCGAGACGCTCCGGAGATACAAGACCGGGCAATCAAATGGGGCGCAGCGGCATTTCTGGCAAAGCCGATTGCGCTTCGCGTATTAAAAGCCAAGATCCGGAGCATCGAAGAAAAAAAACATCGCCAACAACCGGAAAGCAAACAATGA
- a CDS encoding sensor histidine kinase yields MKRPIFRSRLFFKFIIPYIFLIVLVFSLSGWLFFSSASEALDAELSRRLIGVADLTSRTVNPAFILRIQPGDEDTSLYRLILGELEKIREAAQVKDIHLFNRQNRVIVDLDGTQAIGEEDLLLQIDAYELGQVWRGQAVSSILYRGRDGRFYKAGYAPLKDEQGAIIAGVGVEVGVDFMQIMDRVRRQFIGITLASGGLILLISFLISQSIIRPIQTLTSATEELGNEEGYPTVDLNRNDELGDLGKHFNRMIDQIRTKDALLRRMYDEERTRAEVLEGYSQTLLKSIPSGVLGVNLKGEITSCNPAAEKILGLSSLSLLDRPVQGALGVCAPLEKIIMTTVTTGREAAWEESPVEDPSGGKRWIGAMASPIKNGGGREIGATAVFADLTEVKNLQEEIALKRQMAILGELSAGMAHEIRNPLAAIQALGELLSRRVKGRAGRDEQGHVPSGEGDLEELSRDLVAEIRHLNRFVTEFLIYARMPLLRIEKSDLREIVDAALSLAAPSGRPERVVVRNNIPPSFPEAPVDPIEFRRVLLNLIQNAFQAMGEEGELGIDAEIVHRYLVLRVSDTGPGISSEHRDKIFRPFFTTKQGGTGLGLAISERIIRGHGGSLTFETGEGKGTTFIVQIPLQEPIETPTLIS; encoded by the coding sequence ATGAAGCGGCCGATTTTCCGCAGCCGGCTCTTTTTTAAGTTCATCATCCCCTATATTTTTTTAATCGTGCTCGTTTTTTCCCTCAGCGGATGGCTTTTCTTCTCCTCTGCAAGCGAGGCACTCGACGCGGAATTGTCCCGACGCTTGATCGGGGTGGCTGATCTGACTTCGAGAACGGTGAATCCCGCTTTCATTTTGAGAATTCAGCCCGGGGATGAAGACACTTCTCTTTATCGGCTGATCCTGGGGGAGTTGGAAAAGATTCGAGAGGCCGCTCAGGTGAAAGACATCCATCTTTTTAATCGTCAAAACAGGGTCATCGTCGATTTAGATGGAACGCAAGCGATCGGAGAAGAGGATCTGCTCCTCCAGATCGACGCCTATGAGCTTGGTCAGGTATGGCGCGGACAGGCGGTCTCGTCCATTCTCTACCGGGGACGGGACGGGCGGTTTTATAAAGCCGGTTATGCCCCCTTAAAGGATGAGCAGGGAGCGATCATTGCGGGAGTCGGGGTCGAAGTGGGGGTCGATTTCATGCAGATCATGGATCGGGTCCGCCGCCAGTTCATCGGAATCACCCTTGCCAGCGGAGGATTGATCCTCCTGATCAGTTTTCTGATCTCCCAATCGATCATCCGTCCGATACAGACACTGACTTCCGCGACCGAGGAGCTTGGAAATGAGGAGGGCTACCCGACGGTCGATTTAAATCGAAACGACGAGCTGGGCGACCTCGGAAAACATTTTAACCGGATGATTGATCAGATCCGGACAAAAGACGCATTGCTCCGTCGAATGTACGACGAAGAACGAACCCGCGCGGAGGTCCTTGAAGGATACAGCCAAACGCTCCTGAAAAGCATCCCGAGCGGGGTCTTGGGGGTGAACCTGAAAGGAGAGATCACTTCGTGTAATCCGGCCGCCGAGAAGATACTCGGCCTCTCCTCATTGAGCCTGCTTGATCGGCCGGTTCAGGGGGCGCTCGGCGTCTGCGCTCCTTTGGAGAAAATCATCATGACCACGGTGACCACCGGAAGGGAGGCGGCCTGGGAAGAATCCCCGGTCGAAGATCCATCGGGGGGGAAACGTTGGATCGGTGCGATGGCTTCGCCGATTAAAAATGGGGGAGGAAGAGAAATCGGCGCCACCGCGGTTTTTGCCGACCTCACGGAGGTGAAAAACCTGCAAGAGGAGATCGCGTTAAAGCGGCAGATGGCGATTCTCGGCGAGCTCTCGGCGGGGATGGCGCATGAGATCCGAAATCCGCTCGCCGCGATTCAGGCGCTCGGCGAGCTGCTCAGCCGAAGGGTGAAGGGGAGGGCCGGTCGCGATGAGCAAGGTCATGTTCCGTCCGGTGAGGGAGACCTTGAGGAATTGAGCCGGGACCTGGTCGCCGAGATCAGGCATCTGAACCGCTTCGTCACCGAATTTCTGATTTATGCGCGAATGCCGCTGCTTCGTATTGAAAAGAGCGATCTTCGGGAGATTGTCGATGCGGCCCTCTCGCTGGCCGCGCCGTCCGGAAGGCCGGAGCGGGTCGTCGTCCGGAATAACATTCCTCCTTCCTTCCCCGAAGCGCCGGTCGATCCGATTGAGTTCCGGCGGGTCCTCCTCAATTTAATCCAGAACGCATTCCAGGCGATGGGGGAAGAGGGGGAGCTCGGCATTGATGCCGAAATTGTACATCGGTATCTCGTCCTGCGCGTCTCGGACACCGGCCCCGGGATTTCATCGGAGCACCGGGATAAAATCTTTCGTCCTTTTTTTACGACAAAGCAGGGGGGAACGGGGCTGGGCCTCGCGATTTCAGAGCGGATCATCCGCGGGCACGGCGGAAGCCTGACCTTTGAAACCGGCGAAGGGAAGGGGACGACCTTCATCGTTCAGATCCCTCTGCAGGAACCGATAGAAACACCCACCCTGATTTCATAG
- a CDS encoding sigma-54-dependent transcriptional regulator: MIRMLIAEDKEAMRRSLVRLFSEKGHEVIEAGSGAEALERFNETEIDLVITDLQMGEVGGLQVLCEVKKRSPQTPVLMVTAFGTVETAVEAMRQGAFDYILKPFSLTEIEARVEKALEQRRLLTENRYLKEILNHTVGRMVGRSERMQQVYRLIEKVAPYPSPVLVLGETGTGKELVARETHRMSAHHAGPFIAVNCGAIPENLLESELFGYEKGAFTGAAAQKKGWLELAEGGTLFLDEIGELPLSLQVKLLRFLQEREIQRVGGTKTIRVDVRLIAATNRDLKEEIQAHRFREDLYYRIRVIEIHLPPLRERHGDIPELTAYFLQKFSRELHKKLEMAPEALDLLSLYPWPGNVRELENVIERAAVLSEGEVIRAGDLPPELQLVSTPTESNGEGAELGLTERLEMLERDIIKKTLEETAGNQTQAARMLRLHRSSLQYKMRKYGLLD, translated from the coding sequence ATGATTCGGATGTTGATTGCGGAAGACAAAGAGGCGATGCGGCGGTCGTTGGTCCGTCTTTTCTCTGAAAAAGGACATGAAGTCATCGAAGCGGGGAGCGGCGCGGAGGCGCTGGAGCGCTTCAACGAGACGGAGATTGATCTGGTGATTACCGATCTTCAGATGGGGGAGGTCGGCGGACTCCAGGTCCTTTGCGAGGTCAAAAAAAGGTCGCCCCAGACCCCGGTGTTGATGGTCACGGCGTTCGGAACGGTGGAGACCGCGGTGGAAGCGATGCGTCAGGGGGCGTTCGACTACATCCTCAAGCCATTTTCACTGACGGAAATCGAAGCACGGGTGGAGAAGGCGTTGGAGCAACGAAGACTGCTGACGGAGAACCGGTACCTGAAAGAAATACTCAATCACACCGTCGGACGGATGGTGGGCCGCTCGGAGCGGATGCAGCAAGTCTATCGGCTCATTGAAAAGGTCGCTCCCTATCCCTCCCCTGTGTTGGTCCTCGGAGAGACCGGAACGGGAAAGGAGCTGGTCGCCAGAGAGACCCACCGGATGAGCGCGCATCATGCCGGCCCGTTCATCGCGGTCAATTGCGGGGCGATCCCTGAGAATCTCCTGGAGAGCGAGCTCTTCGGATATGAGAAGGGGGCGTTTACGGGCGCCGCGGCCCAGAAGAAAGGCTGGCTGGAGTTGGCCGAGGGGGGGACCTTATTTCTCGACGAGATCGGCGAGCTTCCCCTCTCCCTTCAGGTCAAGCTCCTGCGGTTTTTACAGGAGCGGGAAATTCAGCGGGTGGGGGGAACAAAAACCATCCGGGTCGATGTGCGTTTGATCGCCGCGACGAACCGCGATTTAAAAGAGGAAATTCAAGCGCACCGCTTTCGAGAAGATCTCTATTACCGAATCCGGGTGATTGAAATCCATCTCCCGCCGCTCAGAGAAAGGCATGGAGATATACCGGAACTGACGGCTTACTTCTTGCAAAAGTTTAGTCGTGAGCTTCATAAGAAGCTCGAAATGGCCCCGGAAGCCCTCGATCTGCTCTCCCTCTATCCATGGCCCGGGAACGTGCGGGAGCTGGAGAACGTCATCGAACGGGCCGCCGTTCTTTCGGAGGGGGAGGTCATTCGAGCGGGCGATCTTCCCCCGGAACTCCAGCTGGTTTCAACGCCGACGGAATCGAACGGGGAGGGGGCCGAATTGGGCCTGACCGAGCGCTTGGAGATGCTAGAGCGTGACATCATCAAGAAGACACTGGAGGAGACGGCGGGAAATCAGACACAGGCGGCCAGGATGCTCCGCCTGCACCGCAGCTCGCTCCAGTACAAGATGCGCAAGTATGGGCTGTTGGATTAG
- a CDS encoding tetratricopeptide repeat protein codes for MFQRVLRTILRFGLFSGRCKAAVLFCSCMVLASCASSLHQRGLEATVREDHADAVRFYLEHLKDHPEDLRARNDLGVSYLRSAQYDLAFLEFQKVLAADPRYVRAYYNIALVYNFKGLLDEEFNAYQKALEIDPDHLPTRLNLAHLHIERGETTKAKEIYEAVLHAHPNQPRALYNLALLYDQEGKGKEAVALLERFLGQQRDPRWREEAEEHLTRLKQFSSAP; via the coding sequence ATGTTTCAGCGCGTGCTTCGAACAATATTACGATTCGGACTCTTTTCCGGGAGATGCAAAGCCGCCGTTTTGTTTTGCTCATGTATGGTTCTCGCCTCGTGCGCTTCCAGCCTGCACCAGCGGGGGCTGGAGGCGACCGTACGGGAAGATCATGCCGACGCGGTTCGCTTTTACCTGGAACATTTGAAAGACCACCCGGAGGATCTCCGCGCCAGAAACGATCTCGGGGTCTCCTATCTTCGGAGCGCGCAGTATGATCTCGCCTTTCTGGAATTTCAGAAGGTTCTCGCCGCCGATCCCCGGTATGTCCGGGCTTATTACAATATTGCATTAGTCTATAATTTCAAAGGTCTCCTCGACGAGGAGTTCAATGCCTATCAGAAGGCTTTGGAAATCGACCCGGATCACCTTCCCACCCGATTAAACCTTGCCCATCTGCATATCGAACGGGGAGAGACCACAAAGGCAAAAGAGATTTATGAAGCAGTCCTCCACGCACATCCGAATCAGCCGCGTGCCCTCTACAACCTCGCCTTGCTCTATGATCAGGAAGGAAAGGGAAAGGAAGCCGTGGCGTTGCTAGAGCGATTTCTAGGCCAGCAGCGGGATCCTCGATGGAGAGAAGAGGCTGAGGAACATCTTACACGATTAAAGCAGTTCTCCTCCGCCCCGTAG
- a CDS encoding NAD-dependent epimerase/dehydratase family protein has protein sequence MNRIFLTGGTGFVGSRFIDLYQTRLDITALTRNDPFGNQVGTAKGDLLDIDGLLPATKGCDAILHIGGATPNRAYAAGNFDATTVGTRNLIAAARANGIRRFIFVSSLCVLFPKKGPYARSKIEAEEAVMHSGLEWTILRPDTIVGPGAKDLGRTLRIWRRARCIPVIGDGTYTSQPIHVDDVCAALCKALETPASAGRAISVAGNDLVSFNEFARRFCRLIRKDRCRFVHIPKSAVYPLAWMASLIHPQWGLNAERVDIITTSHSVDLSLMRDLLRINPMPFEEAVSLTTME, from the coding sequence ATGAATCGGATTTTTCTGACCGGGGGGACGGGATTCGTCGGATCGCGATTCATCGACCTTTATCAAACCCGCCTCGATATTACCGCATTGACAAGGAATGACCCCTTCGGGAACCAAGTCGGAACCGCAAAGGGGGATCTTCTTGATATCGACGGCTTGCTCCCGGCAACCAAAGGCTGTGATGCGATTCTCCACATCGGGGGGGCAACGCCGAATCGAGCCTACGCGGCGGGAAACTTCGACGCCACAACGGTCGGAACGAGAAACCTCATTGCCGCGGCCCGCGCCAATGGAATTAGACGCTTTATTTTTGTTTCTTCTCTCTGCGTTTTGTTTCCAAAGAAAGGCCCTTATGCTCGCTCCAAGATCGAGGCCGAAGAGGCCGTAATGCACTCCGGCTTAGAGTGGACCATTCTCCGGCCCGATACGATTGTCGGCCCGGGGGCGAAAGACCTCGGGAGAACCTTGCGGATTTGGAGAAGGGCGAGATGCATTCCGGTCATTGGAGATGGAACCTACACCAGCCAGCCGATCCATGTCGATGATGTTTGCGCCGCTCTTTGCAAGGCGCTTGAAACGCCGGCCTCGGCAGGCCGAGCAATCTCGGTGGCAGGCAATGATCTCGTCTCGTTCAACGAATTCGCGCGGCGGTTTTGTCGCTTGATCCGGAAAGATCGATGTCGCTTCGTCCACATTCCGAAGTCAGCCGTCTACCCGCTCGCCTGGATGGCATCGCTTATCCACCCACAATGGGGCCTGAACGCCGAGCGTGTGGACATCATTACCACTTCACATTCGGTCGACCTTTCTCTGATGAGAGATTTGCTCCGGATCAACCCGATGCCGTTCGAAGAAGCGGTCTCCCTCACCACGATGGAATAA
- a CDS encoding CDP-alcohol phosphatidyltransferase family protein, whose protein sequence is MKRRLARPFVALAISPNTVTAAGLAFLVGVVYAFSVHDYYLAAGFIIFNGLCDFIDGTVARASNVETPLGKLFDRTADKISDAMILSLYLLFTPVPLPLGIYTMATMLISTGLSSNIEAILGQQVSDGLSLRAARYTLLVTLTPFQQFLPLFALLSILTTFALMERLITAYRLSVR, encoded by the coding sequence TTGAAGCGGAGACTCGCCCGGCCCTTCGTCGCCCTGGCAATCTCTCCCAACACCGTCACGGCCGCGGGTCTGGCCTTCCTCGTCGGCGTCGTTTACGCTTTCAGCGTTCATGACTACTATCTCGCCGCAGGCTTCATTATCTTCAACGGGCTCTGCGATTTCATCGACGGCACCGTCGCCCGGGCGTCGAACGTCGAGACGCCGCTTGGTAAACTCTTCGACCGGACCGCCGATAAGATCAGCGACGCGATGATCTTATCGCTCTATCTCCTCTTCACACCCGTCCCTCTTCCCCTGGGAATCTACACGATGGCGACAATGCTGATCTCTACCGGCCTCTCTTCTAATATCGAAGCGATTCTCGGTCAACAGGTCAGCGATGGCCTCTCACTCCGCGCCGCGCGTTATACGCTCCTCGTCACACTGACGCCGTTCCAGCAGTTTCTTCCCCTTTTCGCTCTTCTCTCAATCCTCACCACCTTTGCATTGATGGAAAGACTCATCACTGCATACAGGCTTTCCGTCCGATGA
- a CDS encoding TMEM165/GDT1 family protein, translating to MQKLIIVFVTVFLAELGDKTQLATLLYAADRNASKTAIFLAAAGALVLSTGIAVVAGAKLASILSPTALKAAAGCGFILIGLWMVAQTIRQ from the coding sequence ATGCAAAAGCTAATCATCGTCTTTGTGACCGTCTTTTTGGCCGAATTGGGGGATAAGACGCAGCTTGCAACCCTTCTCTACGCGGCCGATCGGAATGCAAGCAAAACCGCGATATTTCTTGCTGCCGCCGGAGCGCTTGTCCTGAGCACCGGCATTGCGGTCGTCGCCGGCGCGAAGCTCGCCTCGATCCTCTCCCCCACGGCGCTGAAAGCCGCCGCGGGATGCGGCTTCATCCTCATCGGCCTTTGGATGGTGGCTCAAACGATTCGGCAATAA
- a CDS encoding glycosyltransferase family protein: protein MKKLMVYSHDTFGLGNIRRMLSICKYLIDSIPDLSILIVSGSPMVHTFRIPQRLDYIKLPCLRRTEREGYSVKYLGTDMAETMRLRSELILSAVTHFRPDLLLVDKKPFGVKKELKGVLNYLKIHLPETKQVLLLRDILDSPEATIKVWKQNRYQEAIRLFYDLVLVVGSSEVFDPRKEYRMPPSVSGKVQLCGYIRREAGLAGRDAVRKELQLTDERLVLVTPGGGEDGYRLVKAYLSALERLPTGLNIRSLIICGPEMPEIQRKQLFQAAAGGPSVQMTEFTNDLMSYMEAADVVLSMAGYNTVCEILSLQKRAIVVPRVHPVKEQLLRAERMARLGLLRTIHPDRLTPQSLAQGLLEELDLQGTGPVPRFPLEMNALPQIRERIMRLLSEAESDESADRPVYRRDRRGPAQAGDHVQPISIL, encoded by the coding sequence ATGAAAAAATTGATGGTCTACTCGCACGACACCTTCGGCCTGGGGAACATTCGGCGGATGCTCTCGATCTGCAAGTACCTGATCGATTCCATCCCAGATCTCTCGATTCTGATTGTCTCCGGCTCTCCGATGGTCCACACCTTCCGGATCCCGCAACGGCTCGACTACATCAAACTTCCCTGCCTTCGCCGGACGGAGCGGGAAGGTTATTCGGTGAAGTATCTCGGCACCGATATGGCCGAGACGATGCGGCTTCGGTCCGAGCTGATCCTTTCGGCGGTCACCCACTTCAGGCCCGATCTTCTCCTGGTCGACAAGAAGCCGTTCGGCGTGAAAAAAGAATTAAAGGGGGTGCTCAACTATTTGAAGATCCATCTTCCCGAAACCAAACAGGTCCTCTTGCTCCGGGATATTCTCGACAGTCCGGAAGCGACGATCAAAGTCTGGAAGCAGAATCGATATCAAGAGGCGATCCGCCTCTTCTACGATCTGGTCCTGGTGGTCGGCTCGTCCGAGGTCTTCGATCCCAGGAAAGAATATCGGATGCCCCCCTCCGTGTCCGGGAAGGTGCAGCTTTGCGGGTATATCCGACGGGAGGCCGGCCTCGCCGGGCGCGATGCCGTCCGGAAGGAGCTTCAGTTGACTGACGAGCGATTGGTTCTGGTCACGCCGGGAGGGGGAGAGGACGGATATCGTCTTGTAAAGGCCTACCTCTCCGCTCTGGAGCGCCTCCCCACCGGTCTGAACATCCGCAGTCTGATTATCTGCGGGCCGGAGATGCCGGAGATTCAGCGAAAACAGCTGTTCCAAGCGGCGGCCGGGGGACCGTCGGTTCAAATGACCGAGTTTACAAACGACCTGATGAGCTATATGGAAGCGGCCGACGTCGTTCTCTCGATGGCCGGATACAACACTGTCTGCGAGATCCTTTCTTTGCAGAAGCGGGCGATCGTGGTCCCCCGGGTTCACCCGGTAAAGGAGCAGCTTCTTCGGGCCGAACGGATGGCGCGACTGGGACTTCTTCGGACAATCCATCCGGATCGCCTTACGCCGCAATCGCTGGCTCAAGGACTCTTGGAGGAGCTCGATCTGCAGGGGACCGGACCTGTCCCCCGATTCCCTCTGGAAATGAACGCGCTCCCCCAGATCCGGGAACGGATCATGCGGCTTTTATCCGAAGCCGAATCGGACGAGAGTGCCGACCGACCGGTATACCGACGCGATCGTCGTGGTCCGGCTCAGGCGGGAGATCATGTTCAACCTATTTCGATTCTATAG